Within the Peromyscus maniculatus bairdii isolate BWxNUB_F1_BW_parent chromosome 2, HU_Pman_BW_mat_3.1, whole genome shotgun sequence genome, the region CCTCCACTGCCAAGCCTAATTTTTCAGGTAGATTCGTTTTCTATAAGAAGATGACCACTTACATTAGTGAAGGCAAGAAGGGATGATCTGTGTGGCTGGAGGTATGACTAAGCTAACAGCTTAATTCTTTAAGGAACACTAATTGAGAAGTAGATCTTAGAACTTTGTTGTGGGCCAAGTTTAACTTTCTGGGGAGTATCTTTGTAGCtgaatgtttttctgtgtcccgcttAGCCctctgtcaggacaaatctctctcacccacaggtCCTGCAactgcttggacccaaataaacacccagaggcttatattaatgactaattgtatggcctaatggctcaggcttttcgctagctagctcttacatcttaaattaacccatttttataaatttatattttgccacatggctcatggcttactggtacctttacatcttgcttcttctggcatcAGCTGGTGGCATCTCCtctgttctcctttcttctctcctatctCTCCAGTTAAGAATGttccgcctaaccttattctgcctcaccattggccaaacagctttatgtaccaaccaatcaaagcaacacatattcacagcatacagaacatccccaTCATATCTTTGATCCACCTTGTATTATGTACCAGGGCATGGATGAAATATATTCCATTAGAATAAATTAAGATCTGGAATTAGGTTGAAGGAAGATTTTTAAGTTCACTTGTTTACTCAGTTATCAAAATCTCATTTTATGACCACCCACTATGTGCTAGGTATTATACTAGGAACCCAAATATCCTCAGTTTAATAGGATAGAGCTTTAGCCTTGACACACAGATATTCACAGATGCTCACATTTTCACATTTTCGCAAGGGTAATGATGCTCCAAGGGGGATTATTCATTCCACAGGTACATGGAACCATCAAGGACCATTTTACAGAGAAAGTACCACTTAAACCAAGCGTTCAGGTTACTCTTCTATTGCTCAGACAAAACACTCTGGCCAGAAGCAATttagggaaggaaaggatttattttggctacaCTTATAGGTTGTAATCCATTgtttaaagaaatcaaagcatgAACTCATACCAGGACACCAAGTAAACAGGTGAGAGTGATCATTTGCACCAGAATGAACGTCTGGCCCGGAGAATAGAATAAAAAACCAGAAGCTTGGAAGTCTAAAATTGACTAGAGACCCAGCCTCACACAAACATCCTTCTGATGATGAACATGTGGCATCATGATTTGGGTCATTCTGTCACAGAGCTCTTGGAAggtaaaataaaagacaatactATTTCCATGTGGATATTCCTATGAATTGTACAAACCCTCTGTTACAATGGAGAGTTAATAGTCTatgaattaattatatatatatatatacacatatttatatacataattaagaaaGGATTAATGATGTTATTATGCCATTGGCTTCTTCCTGTGTGCTACCTAAAGTATAACACACTGAAAGTCCATAATAGAATTATGTCTACAGTAATTAGCTGATTTTCTGCTTTTAATGTTTACAGGATTCCACTGTTGAATTTCCTCTATTGTCATTATTTTTTCGACCTCTTTGGGTTAGAATAGTCAGAATTTCAGGAATGTAATTCAAAATATTAGTTGAAAGGGACAAATGTGAAGATAAGTGTGAGgactatttttcctcttttttctccttttttagtCAGCTGAAGAGTGCTGTGGCCTTTCTCCATCGCGCTGTTGTCTGGGCTTAGTCTAGCATTGCAGATTATCATTTCCCCGGCTAGTGTACTTTTCTACTTTGCACTTGTTTAACTTCCACAGAGCCCCACCCTAAACTGCTTTATTGTCCCTGTGCTCCTCCTACATATGGTCAAAATCAACTCACCTTCCGGGTTGCTGACATCAGCAAATTCCCTGTTTGGCAAATGTGCCTTGGCTCCCAGTAACTCTTTGTTCAAGAAGTGTTACTGCAACGGAGTACGTCTGATACCCAACAAGTCCATCCAGGCCCCTGCAGACCTAGATGTACTCCCGAGAAACTGTGGATTTGAATTTACTGCTGCAAGCACTCCTAGCTAGACCTGTTGAGAACTGGAGTAGTGCTAATGAGCAAACAGCCAGGCTTCAATTAGTGGTCTGTGAAGTCTTTCTGGGTATCAAATTGCTTTTGCTGCTTGATAACCACAGCAGCTCACGGGGATGAGAGGGAACCAGGGAAAAATTGCTCCCTTGTTAAATACAAACTTGTTGATAACCTGTTGTATCTGTAGACACAATTCAAGTTGTCagtctccccagagctgaggtTTAGATTACAGATGAATTGTATAATCAGTGTTGGGTCCATTTCTCTTGTGAATTGGCCCCCATAGTATTTATAATAGTATCTTCCTAGGCTGGTTCTATAATTATTTAAGCCAGATtgattattttgaaacaaattgaGAAATAAATATGGACTTGCTACATTGTTCACCTCCTTGGTACTGGGGAGGGATGGGGGTAGGGAACggcagaagggaagagggaaggaaggagagcttGGAGAATAGTTCACCCAGGCCCCAACTTCTAGTTTGACTCTTCCTAAATTCTTTGCTTCCAAATTCCTAAGTTTAGAATGCAGTAATGTTAACCCCAGAGACTCGGAAGACCTTTAGTATATGGTTTAGGAATAAAAGAGTAGCAAAGGGAAAGGaattcaagattttaaaaaccattatttGAATACATTTATTGCAACAAGAATGCTGTTATAAATATGCACAAGCAAAGGCCATCTTTCTCTAGGAATTGTCAGGTTCCAAGTTGGAAGGAGACATCTTTTGTAAAAACTTCCATGGGTTCCTGCTTTGAGAATAAGCATCTATTGCTAAATCTCTACTATGATTTTAAATGATCACAGCACATGCCACTTGATACAGCTCTAAACTGAAGTGTCTGCTTTCCCAGTGGGCTGTCCCTTTCCCCTTGCAATACCccttcttccagcctcaagaAACACCATCCCATCTTCTGGTCAACAGTCTGCACTTATGGGCTGCCGGGGGAGAGAGTGTGACCCAATGATAGCATGCAGGGCATCTATTCTTACAATCAAACAGAGAATACAGCTTTTACTCTAGCGAACTTGACACTCAGCTGTTATTCCATCTAGCTATCATTATCTATGGATAATGCAGCAGAGAGGTTGGGGGCTACTTTTCAATAGTTTATTGTATTTTCTTAAATACCCTTTCTGGAAactttcagaaacaaaacataaaaaaattatatactttATTACAAATGGTAAACTCAGAATGCTTCAAATCTCTTATTTACAAACAACACTGGGCAggacacccaaacaaacaaacatggaatAACTTACAAAGGCAGGAAGCTGTTTATTGACAGTAATCAGCtttcatcaaattaaaaaaaaatatatatgtacatacacagttGAGGGAGGCAGGCCAGGGGAGTTCATCTGCAGTCTAGCCTGGCACTCAcaagcctccctcccctccctagCCCTCCCTGCTTTGTGTTCTTAAGGAGCACTACAGAAGCAATCTACAGTCTCTATTGCAGTTTGtaacccacccccgcccccctttAATACTGAATGAGATCGAATGTTAGGTCCATGCAGTTCTTGGTCAATGTTAACGAAAAGTCCATCGTTCTGGCCGCGCGGGCACAGCCCGTTCGCAAAGCCTGGCAGCCAACAGGCCGCCGCTCTCTGGCTCCAAGCCAAGGCAAGGCGCGCCACGTCCTTCCCACTCCAGCACACTGGGGGCGCCGTCAGGACGCAACCCAGTCCATCTTGTGTACCCTTGGCTTCGGTACtctggcactttttttttctttcgcaACCAGTCAAGTTCTCAAGTCTGtctctgatattttttttcttccactgcCCCTCAGCCCTGACAGTCTGTCCTCAAAACGTTTGCAACTGCTGCGTTAGCATGAGTTGGCACCCACTGTTAACGTGGTTCATGACTTTCTGTTTAAGCTGTGCCACCTGTTCCCTGAGCATGTTGGCCGTGGACGCCAGCTCCGAGTTTTGCGCTTTCAAGGTTTTCACTTTTTCCTCTAGCCGGGCGATCCTCTCCAGCTTCCTTTTCCGGCACTTGGAGGCAGCGATGCGGTTCCTCATGCGCTTCCTCTCCGCCTTGATCCGCTCCTGAGACTCCATGTCGATGGGGGACAGGGGCGGGGTCTCTCCCGGCATCTCGGGCACGGTCTGCGGCTCTTCCTTCAGGGCTTGCAGCCGCGGGTGCTGCACCGGGATCTGTTGGGGCAAGTGGTGCGGCGGCTgaggcggctgctgctgctgctggggctgcgATGGAAAGGCCAGCCCGGCCGCGCCGTAGGAGGGCGCCCCGCCGCCGCTGCTCAGCGCGCCCGGGTTGAAGTTGCTGAGGTTGGCGTAGACCGGAGGCTCACTGTGCAGGCTGGCGCTGTAGCCGCCTCCGCCGCCAGCGCCTGCTACCGAAGCCACCGCGGGAGCCACCATGCCCGCCCCGCTGACCGGTTGTGCCGCGGACGTGACGCTGGGCAGCGTGTTCTGGCTATGCAGTTCGGCCAGGGCGCGCACGAAGCCCTCGGCGAAGCCCTCCTGCTCATCGGTCACGTTCTTGGGGCACAAGAACTGGGTGGGGGTCGGCGTGGTGGTGATGTGCCCGTTGCTGGACTGGATGATCAGGCGCTCCAGCTCGGGCGACGCCAGCTTGAGCAGCCCAACGTCGGGCGACGTGAGGAGGTCCGAGTTCTTGGCGCGGAGGTGCGGCTTCAGGCTGCCCACCGGGTCGGCCAGGTTCAAGGTCATGCTCTGCTTCAGGATCTTAGGGTTACTGTAGCCGTAGGCGCCGCTCTCGGACTGGAGGAACGAGGCGTTGAGGGCATCGTCGTAGAAGGTCGTTTCCATCTTTGCAGTCATAGAACGGTCGGTCAGTTCACGGGGGGTTGGCCTGGGCTGTGCGCTGAAGTTTCGGGGCCGCAACAGCGCGCTGGGGAGCGGGGGACACCCGCGCGTCCCTGCTTCGGCGACAAGTAAAGTTTGTCTAAGCGCGCGCGCTCCGGCCGGCAGTGCTGCCCCCTgcgccctcctccccagctcgCTGCAGGGAGCGCAGGGTTAAGACGCCGCCTGCACTCGCGTTGGTCGACTCCCGCGCGCTGCCGGGCTTTGAAAAGTCGCGGTCACTCACCGAGCGCTCTCGGGTAGTAAGTGGTCCCTCGGGCACGGCGGGCCAGATCCAGAGACAGCGGCTCTCCGGCGGCGCTGATCCCAGTCGCCACGGAATTCTCGGTGGAAGCCCGCGATCGGGCTCCGCCGCCCGGACTCCGACAACTGTCCCCTCCTCCGctgtgaggggggagggggacgctcggcggcggcggcggcggccgcggctaGCGCTCGCCCAACTTCAGCCGCCTGTGCGAGCCGGGCTGAGTGTAGTAGgttcctcttctcccttttctttacgGTCTCGGGGGCAGCCGGAGGCGCAGAAGAGGTTTGCAAAAGTTCGCTCCGGGCCACTTGTTCCCCTGCCCGGTCTTCTGGGTCAGGAAAGTTGCTGGCCGGCGTAGCCGCACGCCTATTTCCTCGCGCGGGCAGGCGCCGCTCCCGATGCTGTCAGCAGTGCCGGGACTGGGGAGCTGCTTCTCCGGGGAAGGCGGGAGATGGGACTCTCCAAGTGCTCCCCAAAACGCCGGTGCTGGAGCCGCGGGCGCTGGATCCAGGTAGTTGGTGAGGAAATGAGGACAAACCGAGGAGCAGCCCGGAGTCCGCGGCCGTCCAGGTTGGCCGAGTCCGCGtccgtctctctgtctgccttcctgcctgaGCGCGTTCCTGCCCGGACGTCTCTGCCACACTCAGTGCaactctgagtccttatccagccTGAGCTCAACACTTATCTGCTACCAGTCAACCCCTAAAAATAGCCCATGATGTCACCCCAAGGCCTTCCCATTGGCTTGCGTCGCTCTCAGGGGGGCGGTCCCGCCTGTCGCCATGGAGACCTCACCCTAGAAGATTCTTCTCTGGGCCCGCGGAGGCTCACGGGATGAGGTAATGCTCCGCTGCGCTCCTACAGTTGggcccttctttctcctcctccctccccctcccgcgCGGCGCTCCGGCTTGTGTTCCCGGGTTCCCTCCCCGGCGCGTCTTTTCCCGGCCCGCCCGGTGCATTGTGGGCTGACGTCTTGGTTTGGCTGTCTAGTGACGGAGGCTGCCGGGTCGGCTGGACCCTTGCGGCGTCTGTCGGGGGCGGGCTCAAGTTCAGGGTTGGGGACCCGGACCGAGACGCGGGGATCCTGAAAGCTGGGGAGGCGCGCTAGTGGCCCGGGGCGGAAGGCCtgggtggggagtggaggtggcgcgcgcgcacgcacacacacgcatacacgcacacacacaaacacacgcacgcacacacacacacacatacacacacacacacactcacacactcgcGAAGGGACCTAGCGACCCGAGCTCCAGCAGGCTCCGCACTCCCGCACTTCCGGGAGGCAGCGGCGCGGGTTAAGATGGGTGCGTGCGCTCCGGGTGCGGGAGCGCGAGAGTGGGTTGAAGCTGAACCGGCTCGAGAGTGTCCCCTCCCACGCTGAGCACGCGTGGAAGTTTGTCTCCTGGTTAAGTTCCGGAGGAGGATCTGCGCCGCTGTTTGCTGTACCTGGAAGCCAGAGATGTGCGGTTCTAGGAACCAGCTCATCTGGGTCCTCGGCACAACAGTTCACCCTCTGGGGACATGCGGGGAGGGGCTCGCTTTGCCTCAGAGGGATGCGCTTTCTAGAGGTGAAATAAAGCTGCGACCCCAGCGTCCATGGAGGGGGGGGTCGAAACCAACATTTAAGGGTTCAAAACTCGGGAACCCCCTGCGATCGCCTGTGCTCGCGCGCGCACAGCTTGCGCCcgccctttcttcccttcctgatTTGCTTCTGGGAAAACAAGTCTTGAGAGCCGCCGACTCGCCCGAAAGTCACGCTGCCTAAGCGGGAGTCCCTGGTAGAAGCAGGCtaaaccctcccctccccgcccgcTGGTGGATCCATATCCTGTGCGGCCTCTAGGAAGCGCTAGACACATGTGAGTGGTTTCTTTCCTTGGGTTCTGCTAACCGACCTCCATCCTCCACCCCTTAGGACTAAAGAGGTGGCAAACCCCGTTCTCTCATGGAATAAGTACAAATCTCGGAGCTTCTCGGAGCTTTATTGGCCTCATCTACAAGTAGAGCGGATGAGGTCCACCGTACTGGGATGTCAGACATTAGTGTTATCTTCCTTGATGACAGAACTAGAAAGTGTTTAACTGGTTGTCCCCTTCCCTGCCGGCTTTGGCGTACCCCCAGGGCCTTCTCGGAGTACCAGGCTACAGGGATGATTTGGCAGGAGCCGGTGAGCAAGGTAGCTGTGAGCCAGCTCTTCCCCAAGCCCTCTTTCAGCCCAGGACTTGAGGTTTGAAGTTGGACCTTAAGTTACGAGGTTCTAATTTGGACTTGGCTGCCTCAGAACTCAGCCCAGGGTTTTTATCCTGTAGCCTTAAGCTATTTTGCCTTTGAGCATTCAGAACCCAATAGCAGCTGGTATCGGTGGGAAACGGGCCAGCTCTTTTTTACTCCGTGTGCTCACTTCACTTTCACTCAGGCTGCAGAGGGTAACTAACTGGCTGCTGCCAGCCAAGCGTTGACCTTTGTGGGGGCAGGGTAGAGCAGGATTTCTGTGAAGTCCAGATCCATTTACTTCCCCCAAAGAGAGAACGAGTTCTCCTGATCGTTTTTTGTCAAGGAGCTCATATTCTACATGATTTATGATAACAGTAATAAAAGTAAGTTTTGTCCATTAAACACCCATTACCTGCCAGTTAGTTCAAGCAGTTTAAATTTGCTGTTTTCTTCCCACAACCATCTTGAGAAGCATACATTTTTTACCTAGACTTCACACAGGAGGAAATAATCCCAGAAAGTCTCCGTGTCTTGCTTGGGGCACACAGACAGCTGGAAAGTGACCTTAAGTCTGTGTTACATTCCTTTGTGTTTTCTGCACTCTGGCAAACTTTCCCTCAAAGCCTTGGTTATCTGCTTGGGACGTGGTGCTGATGGCGTGGACGTTGCTCTCTTGTTCCTGTATTCAGAAACTCCCAGACTTAGGACTTTGTGTGAATATGTCTCTTTTGCCCAAGGGTCCTGTGTATCTTCTGCCTCCTGGCTTAGGAGGCTAATTTTTCTACTTAGGTTAATAAATAGCACGTAAAGATCTGTTCTTGTTAATGCCTCTGCTTGCAAGCCATCCTCAGCCGTCCTCTTTGCCTGAGAGAAGGGATGTTTCACAGTCCAGACACAGcctcagcattctggaggctcAGTTGGGAAGGGCTGGGTTATGCTACCTAAACCCATCATCCCAGAGGCTGTAGTCAGTGAAAGATTGTTTCTTGCTCCTTCCTACTACTTGCCCACTGTGGCTGTACAGGGAACTCTGTCCGCTGTCCTGCTTCTCACTAGTTGTGACTGAAGGGGGAACTCAGCTAAGCTCTGACTGGCTCTCAATGTATCCACCTGAAAATGACACCTTTCTTGCTCATATGCCTCTGGCCAAAGCCAGTCACGAGGCCATGCCTGAGATGAGGGTCTGAAAGGGgtccttcctgccttctttccttcttcagtggATACAGCCCCAACAACCCTTCAATTACAGCATGAAGTTCACATCCAGGCTTGGAGAGGTAGTGTATAGAGACATCAGGTCcaggtgtgtgtctcctctgaaGAAGAGCTAGCTACCTTGCACCCCATTCAGTTTGTATGATGAGACAGAGACTGAGGTTCTGCTTTGGAAGGGAAAGAACTGAGGTCACAGTAGATACCAGCCCCTGAGGGTTTTCAGGACCCCTCTCTATCCATTCCTGCAATTAGGGCCTGGTTCTGCTTGTATGGCCTCTTTCTTTGATCCTGGGTTTGCCCTCAGTTTTCCAAAGACTTAATGAAGGCCctgggctttaaaaaaatataagggATCCATTGTTTAAGTCTTGAAGATGGTCTTTTGTAATGCCGGTTGATTGTAATTCCCATACAAGTAGGATACCTGGTATGCCATATGCCAGTGGCCACAGCAACTGTTCTTTTTTGGTCCCATTCCAGTGGTTTGCCGTTTCTCTGCTTTCTTACTCTTCTGCCTCCTGTTCTACTCAtctctttcttcttgcttttggCTTGGTTTTGGGTATGTTAAGCTTAGAAGATGGGAAAGTTgtgcctttcttttcctctccagtgctgaatGAACGTATTAGGTACTATCATAGTGTATACAGAGGGGTTGGttcaagacaggatcttgttacagcccaggctggccttgaaggcCACCATCCTGCTCTAACTCCCAAACACTGAGATCACAGTCTTCACCATCATGATCTGTGTATCTTGAGAATTTTAACAATAGGTTCTTACCTCTTGAACAGATCCTTCCTTCAAGGCTGACTTCTCCAGGCCCtttcctaatttattttattttgttgggaTTGCCTCTGTTCAACCTGCAAACCCCAAATTTTGGGATTTTTCTATTCCCTTTTGTTCCCACCTACGATGTGGCCACATCTACCTTGAGTGCATTTCGGTAGCCACCTGCAAATGCTCCTGACCTGATGTTCCAacctcttgctttctctccttAGGTTCTGTTGTAAGGCACTGTCCATAAGATCAGTTGTACCTACTTGAGAAAGATCATCACAGTTGGGTGTATGGACTGTTGCCATCCCCTACCTCAAAGGAGGGATAGACAGTGTCATGACCTCACCAGAGTATCCAGTCAATCATTCCTGCCACCTATGCACCTACTTGGATTTGGCCATAGGGTCTCAGGGTGTGAATAGATTATATAGGTTGGGGAAGATGTGGGGGAAGAGTCTCCATCTGCACAGCCCCAGGGGAGCTATCATCTATGCTGGTGCAGACCTTGCAGCCCAGCTGCTTCAGAGTCTCCCTGAATCCTGCCTGTAGCACTCCATCATGTTCTATGAGGAAGCCTAATGGACTCATTGGTTCCCCTGGTGAAATTTGGTAAAATCAAACTTGGTTGGTGGGCCCTTAGAAGTCAGAGATAGGTGCTACTTAGTCCCTCCCACCTCCACTACCTCATCACCCACCCGGGGGGAAAATTCTGGTGACAGGTTCATGATCTGTCTCTTAATTTATGACAGGTGAGGTTTGCCAAAAAGATCACTATC harbors:
- the Jun gene encoding transcription factor Jun yields the protein MTAKMETTFYDDALNASFLQSESGAYGYSNPKILKQSMTLNLADPVGSLKPHLRAKNSDLLTSPDVGLLKLASPELERLIIQSSNGHITTTPTPTQFLCPKNVTDEQEGFAEGFVRALAELHSQNTLPSVTSAAQPVSGAGMVAPAVASVAGAGGGGGYSASLHSEPPVYANLSNFNPGALSSGGGAPSYGAAGLAFPSQPQQQQQPPQPPHHLPQQIPVQHPRLQALKEEPQTVPEMPGETPPLSPIDMESQERIKAERKRMRNRIAASKCRKRKLERIARLEEKVKTLKAQNSELASTANMLREQVAQLKQKVMNHVNSGCQLMLTQQLQTF